A genome region from Maridesulfovibrio salexigens DSM 2638 includes the following:
- a CDS encoding FecR domain-containing protein produces the protein MPVEQNNPNEIGVVTGVSGEAYAQTASGTRTLEPGSPIYQGEELVTGGNGNVEVRFVDDTLISQGANSRIALDDYVYDPDGGESSFLGDIAEGTFRTVTGKIAEQNPDRFKLGSPLATIGIRGTIILSEVTGDGEKHGVEQLHAGKAMLLQSKATGQVQQLRTGQMLDISKTGLFNPIRPITMQELTSFRDLAPSNIRQEQEIQKQREEEEQQNDPNDEQKNEQQDEQQDGTKDELPGDVDPGGGTPGEDTGEEGGALHANKGVFENEEKGLSDQKRFEPDKLGKKPEPNDKPEIKDEEKRSKDQGEEEKGKGEEPENSQDKGEIQDENEKQVPVTSEEETGDEEQNESENDTDDSDDSGSETNEHDKHGSGLIKGTAANETITGSSSQDTIYGEGGNDTLYGEAGDDELFGGTGNDSMFGGAGEDMLNGGAGNNYLDGGSGEAHETDFASFDGLEHGVNVDLSNKNDAGEVIVITDDDDNTQDVLVNIEGVIGTAHKDTLTGDDGVNRFAPGLNEEYESSGAESVEGGDGKDWIQFETLDSKFYVNMDLSDGLAEIHDSTKSSDSSRVNEINISSIENIIGSSGNDKLRGDESVNNTILGGKGNDLIDGKGASNILKGEDGNDSIIGGSGDDNIDGGSGDDSIKAGKGTNVINGGSGIDSLTYSNSDTSVTIDMNGNGSGVANSADTYISDTFSEVEKIKGSTHDDTFNGSAYADTFDGNDGADVIKGLDGADVLSGGEGNDTIYGGAGNDIINGGLGQNNLYGGTAAGTDMGLDTLSYAGASQVTIDMQLGKAFHDSTYDHFYDFDTFIGSDGEDIFTGHGTAVDIFFGGKGNDTFTGKDGNDTFDGGTGTDTISFIGLTGATGVVVNACSTGYGTATHLNSSNATTETDKFTNVESFVGTDYVDTFNGCSNNETFLGGKGADVFDGGGGHDTLDYSDFEAGVTITVNADGDGQAERTVETVFERDTFTDIDEFFGSMAGDTFIGGTGDIDQTFCGNSGTDSMDGGGGTDFISFESPSISTGVTIDLADNADGITCTASGGSDDSFTNIEGVIGSSYSDTITASSVGASTIQGGGGADTINLVNGKATELAYTSLSEGGDTINDFKSGEDYFYFGDSDLDSSAEFYTFSGSYDGEADKGTDDAYFIFDDNNKLWYDSNGDQVGGQTMIAQIASGDDVNSDDISFA, from the coding sequence ATGCCTGTTGAACAAAACAATCCTAATGAAATCGGAGTTGTCACCGGTGTATCCGGTGAAGCATACGCTCAAACCGCTTCCGGAACACGTACCCTTGAACCGGGAAGCCCTATCTATCAGGGCGAAGAATTGGTCACCGGAGGAAACGGTAATGTTGAGGTGCGTTTTGTTGACGACACCCTGATTTCACAAGGTGCCAACTCCCGCATTGCCCTCGATGACTACGTTTATGATCCCGATGGCGGGGAATCCAGTTTTCTGGGTGACATAGCCGAAGGTACCTTCCGTACAGTTACAGGCAAAATTGCCGAACAGAACCCGGACCGTTTCAAGCTAGGTTCACCTCTGGCAACCATTGGTATCCGCGGCACCATTATTCTCAGCGAAGTTACCGGTGACGGCGAAAAGCACGGTGTTGAGCAGCTCCATGCCGGTAAAGCCATGCTCCTGCAGAGTAAAGCAACCGGACAAGTCCAGCAGCTTCGAACCGGGCAGATGCTGGATATCAGTAAAACAGGTTTATTCAACCCCATACGTCCTATAACCATGCAGGAATTGACCTCCTTCCGCGACCTTGCGCCCTCCAACATCCGTCAGGAACAGGAAATCCAGAAGCAGCGCGAAGAGGAAGAACAGCAGAACGATCCCAACGACGAGCAGAAAAACGAACAACAGGATGAACAGCAGGACGGCACCAAAGATGAACTTCCCGGCGATGTTGATCCCGGAGGAGGGACTCCCGGAGAAGACACCGGAGAAGAGGGTGGAGCTTTGCACGCCAACAAAGGTGTCTTTGAGAATGAAGAAAAAGGTCTTTCCGACCAAAAAAGATTTGAGCCTGACAAATTAGGTAAAAAGCCCGAACCTAACGATAAACCTGAAATAAAAGACGAAGAAAAAAGATCAAAGGACCAAGGTGAAGAAGAAAAGGGAAAGGGAGAAGAACCTGAAAATTCTCAAGATAAAGGCGAAATTCAAGACGAAAATGAAAAGCAAGTCCCAGTAACATCTGAAGAAGAAACTGGTGATGAAGAACAAAATGAAAGCGAGAATGATACTGATGACTCAGACGATTCAGGATCAGAGACCAATGAACACGACAAACACGGCAGCGGGCTGATCAAAGGAACTGCTGCGAATGAAACGATTACCGGTAGCTCTTCCCAAGACACTATTTATGGTGAAGGCGGCAACGACACCCTCTACGGGGAAGCCGGGGATGATGAACTTTTCGGCGGAACCGGAAATGACTCCATGTTCGGCGGTGCGGGCGAAGACATGCTCAACGGCGGAGCAGGAAATAACTACCTTGATGGCGGTTCCGGAGAAGCGCATGAAACAGATTTCGCATCATTTGACGGGCTGGAGCATGGAGTAAACGTAGATCTCAGCAACAAAAATGATGCTGGCGAAGTCATTGTTATAACAGATGACGATGACAACACACAGGATGTGCTGGTCAATATCGAAGGTGTGATCGGGACCGCCCATAAGGACACTCTGACCGGGGATGATGGCGTAAACAGGTTCGCTCCGGGATTGAACGAAGAGTACGAATCGTCCGGTGCGGAAAGCGTGGAAGGCGGAGACGGCAAGGATTGGATACAGTTTGAGACTTTGGATAGCAAATTCTACGTTAATATGGATTTATCTGATGGCTTAGCAGAAATTCATGACTCCACAAAATCATCCGATTCCAGCAGGGTGAACGAAATAAACATTAGTAGCATTGAAAACATTATCGGTTCTTCCGGCAATGACAAATTGCGGGGCGACGAATCTGTAAACAACACCATCCTCGGCGGTAAAGGCAATGACTTAATCGACGGTAAAGGAGCAAGTAATATCCTCAAAGGCGAGGATGGTAATGACTCAATTATCGGAGGATCAGGTGACGACAACATTGACGGCGGGTCAGGAGATGATTCCATAAAGGCTGGAAAAGGAACCAACGTCATCAATGGCGGCAGCGGAATAGACAGCCTGACTTATAGTAATTCGGACACCTCTGTTACGATAGATATGAATGGCAACGGCTCTGGTGTAGCCAACAGCGCTGATACATATATTTCCGACACTTTCAGTGAAGTTGAAAAAATAAAAGGCTCAACCCACGACGACACATTTAATGGTAGTGCTTACGCCGACACCTTTGACGGAAATGACGGTGCTGACGTGATTAAAGGCCTGGATGGAGCTGATGTATTATCCGGTGGAGAAGGTAATGACACCATCTACGGCGGAGCAGGAAACGACATCATAAACGGTGGATTGGGACAGAACAATCTATATGGCGGCACAGCTGCCGGTACAGACATGGGTTTGGATACTCTTTCATACGCTGGGGCCAGCCAAGTCACAATCGACATGCAGCTAGGCAAAGCTTTTCACGACTCCACCTACGATCATTTTTATGATTTCGACACTTTTATAGGCTCTGACGGCGAAGATATTTTTACCGGCCACGGCACAGCCGTAGACATCTTTTTCGGTGGTAAAGGCAACGACACCTTCACCGGTAAAGATGGAAACGATACTTTTGACGGCGGAACCGGAACAGACACAATATCTTTTATCGGTCTTACCGGTGCCACAGGTGTAGTTGTGAATGCATGCAGCACAGGTTATGGAACCGCCACTCACCTGAATAGCTCAAACGCCACAACCGAAACCGACAAATTTACCAATGTGGAATCATTCGTAGGTACCGATTATGTTGATACGTTTAACGGTTGTTCCAATAACGAAACATTCCTTGGTGGAAAAGGTGCTGATGTATTCGATGGCGGCGGCGGGCATGACACACTTGACTATAGCGACTTTGAAGCCGGAGTAACAATTACTGTCAACGCAGACGGAGACGGACAAGCGGAACGTACTGTAGAAACAGTCTTTGAAAGAGACACATTCACAGACATAGATGAATTTTTCGGATCAATGGCGGGTGACACATTCATTGGCGGAACCGGCGATATAGACCAAACTTTTTGCGGAAACAGCGGCACCGACAGCATGGACGGCGGAGGAGGTACGGACTTTATCAGTTTTGAGAGCCCTAGTATTTCAACCGGCGTAACAATTGACCTTGCCGACAACGCAGACGGAATCACATGTACAGCTTCCGGAGGCTCGGACGATTCTTTCACGAACATTGAAGGTGTCATCGGCTCCAGCTACTCGGACACGATCACAGCAAGTTCAGTGGGCGCTTCTACCATTCAAGGCGGTGGAGGAGCGGACACGATAAATCTTGTAAACGGTAAAGCCACTGAACTGGCCTACACTTCACTTTCAGAAGGTGGTGATACCATCAACGACTTCAAATCCGGAGAGGACTATTTCTATTTCGGTGATTCCGATCTAGACAGTTCCGCTGAATTTTATACTTTTTCAGGCAGTTATGACGGAGAAGCCGACAAAGGGACTGACGACGCCTACTTTATCTTCGATGACAACAACAAACTCTGGTATGACTCCAACGGAGACCAAGTTGGAGGGCAAACCATGATAGCCCAGATAGCCAGTGGAGACGATGTCAATTCAGATGACATCAGTTTTGCTTAA
- a CDS encoding tetratricopeptide repeat protein: MATKYDKIVREFYEEQAGFTVLLSDEPSFYKLLRGTLHKILAIRRDCLAYYQEQAPCLSEIKDKIGAKQPVLVFVERLVRGKPTADFILNIRRLFPEIKVVVLTDETSQEELIFLHELGANNIITKPVSVDSLVQKLAFTIQPQGKLAQLVEAGKTFLRKGELDKVLVVSAKILEIKPDSPAALMLQGDAQSGMGQREEALKSYLQAHEQSKVFMEPIKKLAEFYKGNDNDQYLHYLKKLDSISPLNTERKCEIGRVHLEREELEEAEVYFDDAVKCAVKEAHNYLSQVMSGIAESLFEVAPDKAEKYYSKLLKVKSSSLSADDLETYNKLGIALRKQGKWQQAVENYQSALKVAPNEPGLFYNIGLAYSDGKEYAKCAKYFKRAVRSDGMIHKSAVSVARNIAGIFLKVGMNDEARVVLGEALTEFPDDDKLKTLLKKSEPPQG; the protein is encoded by the coding sequence GTGGCAACTAAATATGATAAGATAGTGCGCGAATTTTATGAAGAACAGGCTGGTTTTACTGTTCTGCTTAGTGATGAACCTTCGTTCTACAAACTGTTGCGCGGCACCCTGCATAAAATTTTGGCTATCCGCCGGGATTGTCTGGCTTATTATCAGGAACAGGCTCCGTGTTTATCTGAGATCAAGGATAAGATCGGTGCTAAACAGCCAGTACTTGTTTTTGTAGAAAGGCTGGTCAGGGGTAAACCTACTGCTGATTTTATTTTGAACATCCGCAGGTTGTTTCCTGAAATTAAGGTAGTGGTCCTAACTGATGAAACCAGTCAGGAAGAGCTTATTTTCCTCCATGAACTCGGAGCAAACAACATTATCACCAAGCCAGTTTCCGTGGACAGTCTGGTCCAGAAACTGGCCTTTACGATTCAGCCGCAGGGTAAGCTTGCTCAATTGGTCGAAGCCGGGAAGACCTTTCTGCGCAAAGGTGAACTGGACAAGGTTTTAGTGGTCAGTGCAAAGATCCTTGAGATCAAGCCTGACAGTCCTGCTGCTTTGATGTTGCAGGGGGATGCCCAGTCCGGCATGGGGCAGCGTGAAGAGGCTCTGAAATCATATTTGCAGGCCCATGAGCAGTCCAAGGTATTCATGGAGCCGATCAAGAAATTGGCCGAGTTCTATAAGGGTAATGACAACGATCAGTACCTGCATTATTTGAAGAAGCTTGATTCCATCAGTCCTCTTAATACAGAACGTAAGTGCGAGATCGGACGCGTCCATCTTGAGCGCGAGGAGCTTGAGGAGGCTGAAGTATATTTTGATGATGCTGTTAAGTGTGCAGTAAAGGAAGCTCATAATTATCTGTCGCAGGTAATGAGCGGAATTGCGGAATCTCTTTTTGAGGTTGCCCCGGATAAAGCCGAAAAATATTATTCCAAGCTGTTGAAAGTTAAGTCTTCAAGTTTGAGTGCAGACGATTTGGAAACATACAACAAGCTCGGCATTGCCCTTCGTAAGCAGGGAAAATGGCAGCAGGCAGTGGAAAACTATCAGTCTGCGCTTAAAGTTGCTCCGAATGAGCCGGGGCTGTTTTATAATATCGGTTTGGCCTACAGCGATGGTAAAGAGTATGCCAAGTGTGCAAAGTATTTTAAACGTGCGGTGCGCTCGGATGGAATGATCCATAAAAGTGCAGTGTCCGTAGCTCGAAACATTGCCGGAATTTTTCTCAAGGTCGGCATGAATGACGAAGCCCGTGTTGTCCTTGGGGAGGCTCTCACCGAATTCCCGGACGATGACAAGTTGAAGACTCTACTTAAAAAGAGCGAACCGCCGCAGGGTTAG
- a CDS encoding MBL fold metallo-hydrolase has product MKCTFLGVGSAFDAKQTNVSVLVNAEGRNFLLDCGFNAGHKCIRELQDPSLLDAVWISHFHGDHFFGLPFIFGSCLTAGRSKEIHICGPQGIEGKVVQIIDLAYPTMRAKLGFDVVFHECCPGEEGSVAGFNLRTCAMDHSESAQGLRLECAGKTVFYSGDGSLTEDCLSVGRNVDLGILESYGLDESVKGHSSVAECIEFAHSAEMGKVALVHLEPFVRTYCSVQITEMFAQVDEFEMYLPKEGCCVDLC; this is encoded by the coding sequence ATGAAGTGCACTTTTCTGGGCGTGGGCTCCGCATTTGACGCAAAGCAGACCAATGTTTCCGTTTTAGTGAATGCTGAAGGACGAAACTTCCTGCTCGATTGCGGTTTCAATGCCGGACATAAGTGTATACGTGAGCTCCAAGACCCATCCTTGCTTGATGCGGTCTGGATTTCTCATTTTCATGGTGATCATTTTTTCGGGCTGCCCTTTATCTTCGGCTCTTGTCTTACGGCTGGGCGTTCAAAGGAAATCCACATTTGCGGACCGCAGGGGATTGAGGGTAAGGTTGTTCAGATCATAGACCTCGCCTATCCCACCATGCGGGCAAAGCTTGGGTTTGATGTTGTCTTCCATGAGTGCTGTCCGGGAGAAGAGGGCAGTGTTGCGGGATTCAATTTGCGAACCTGCGCTATGGATCATTCTGAGTCCGCTCAGGGATTACGTTTAGAGTGTGCCGGAAAAACCGTCTTTTATAGTGGAGACGGAAGTCTGACTGAAGATTGCCTGAGTGTTGGACGAAATGTTGATCTTGGAATACTTGAATCTTATGGGTTGGACGAGTCTGTCAAAGGTCATTCCAGTGTTGCTGAATGTATTGAGTTTGCACATTCTGCAGAAATGGGAAAAGTAGCCCTTGTGCACTTGGAGCCTTTTGTGCGAACCTATTGTAGTGTACAGATTACGGAAATGTTCGCACAGGTTGATGAGTTTGAAATGTATTTGCCTAAAGAAGGGTGTTGTGTCGATCTTTGCTGA
- a CDS encoding cache domain-containing protein has protein sequence MGVFEKSKGIGRRSPVWLRVAVPTVASLLLFIIVIFAIHMPAVRDALLAQRKESLKHMTQVAVGVLDQLRDQELKGLISSGEARRKGAEMIGMMRFGPDNKDYFWINDLNAKMIMHPYMPELDGRDMSKFADFKGKLLILDMINATEKDGSAFVDYYWQWQDQPNKVVPKVSYVQRFHPWKWIVGTGLYLDDLESEAAARNRELIMMTMGILGLISLLSFYTIIQSRRAGKDIQESEALFKGIFNHSQQFMGVLSPEGVLLLANQASLDFIGSENDRVIGHYFWETPWWEDSLAAQRELKELIQVASFGGVGKGIFKHEGLDGQFIYVDFSAKPVVDDNGKVLFLIVEGHNVTELKEAQEQIALSEAMFRGVFSQSLQFMGVVDLDGTLREVNKAALDIREVDVEDVLERPFWEGPWWQDPPSLRDDLKEDIKNAANGHIIRREVKTNLPDGGSRYVDFSLKPAFDAEGKMLFLLAEGRDISELRSVQDQLSTLNRDLEQKVEERTAELRSSVERLESAQNQLIQSEKMAALGDLVAGVAHEINTPVGISVTSISFMEEKLKEISKKLDSGQLRKSDFDKFISVASEATQSSMLNLHRAAELIGTFKQVAADQASGQKRMINFREYIDEILLSLRSKYKRTQHKINIHCADDLILNTYPGAFMQIFSNLIINTLIHGFEGVEAGNIDIGVEVSDDGIVIRYTDDGRGMSQANVNKIFEPFFTTKRGAGGTGLGMSIVYNLVNTRLGGTINCSSVEGQGTAFTIVLPKDTIVED, from the coding sequence ATGGGTGTTTTTGAAAAAAGCAAGGGAATAGGAAGAAGGAGTCCTGTCTGGTTAAGGGTTGCCGTCCCTACGGTGGCTTCTTTATTGCTTTTTATCATTGTTATCTTTGCCATTCATATGCCTGCGGTCCGTGATGCCCTGCTTGCCCAGCGTAAAGAATCCTTAAAGCATATGACTCAGGTTGCCGTCGGGGTTCTTGATCAACTTCGTGATCAAGAGCTTAAAGGCCTTATCTCTTCCGGGGAGGCACGCAGAAAAGGTGCCGAAATGATCGGGATGATGCGCTTCGGACCGGATAATAAGGATTACTTCTGGATTAATGATTTAAATGCCAAAATGATAATGCATCCGTATATGCCGGAGTTGGATGGCCGGGATATGTCGAAGTTTGCCGACTTTAAGGGCAAGTTGCTTATTCTTGATATGATCAACGCTACGGAAAAAGATGGTTCCGCGTTCGTTGACTATTATTGGCAATGGCAGGATCAGCCCAATAAGGTAGTCCCTAAAGTTTCCTATGTGCAGAGGTTTCATCCATGGAAGTGGATAGTGGGAACCGGGCTGTATCTCGATGATCTTGAGTCCGAGGCTGCCGCCCGGAATCGTGAATTGATCATGATGACTATGGGGATTCTGGGACTTATTTCACTTCTTTCTTTTTACACCATCATTCAAAGCAGAAGAGCCGGGAAAGATATTCAGGAAAGCGAAGCCCTTTTTAAGGGTATTTTCAACCATAGCCAGCAGTTTATGGGAGTGCTCAGTCCTGAAGGAGTTCTGTTGCTTGCAAATCAGGCTTCATTGGATTTTATTGGTAGCGAAAATGACAGGGTTATCGGGCATTATTTTTGGGAAACCCCGTGGTGGGAAGATTCTCTGGCAGCACAGCGGGAACTCAAGGAGTTAATTCAGGTTGCTTCGTTTGGTGGTGTGGGCAAGGGGATTTTTAAGCATGAAGGGCTCGATGGGCAGTTTATTTATGTCGATTTTTCCGCAAAACCGGTAGTCGATGATAATGGAAAAGTTTTATTCCTGATCGTAGAGGGCCACAATGTCACAGAGCTTAAGGAAGCTCAGGAACAGATTGCACTTAGTGAAGCCATGTTCAGAGGGGTGTTTAGCCAGTCTCTTCAGTTCATGGGTGTAGTTGATCTGGATGGAACTCTCAGGGAAGTGAACAAGGCAGCTCTTGATATAAGAGAAGTTGATGTCGAGGATGTACTGGAACGTCCTTTCTGGGAAGGCCCATGGTGGCAGGATCCGCCTTCATTGCGGGATGATTTAAAAGAAGACATTAAAAATGCCGCGAACGGACATATTATACGTAGGGAAGTGAAGACAAACCTTCCTGATGGCGGTTCCCGGTATGTTGATTTCTCCCTGAAGCCTGCCTTTGATGCCGAGGGGAAAATGCTCTTTCTGCTTGCTGAGGGCAGGGATATTTCTGAGTTGCGTTCTGTTCAGGATCAGTTGAGTACGTTAAACCGTGATCTTGAACAGAAGGTTGAGGAGCGTACAGCCGAGTTGCGCAGTTCTGTGGAACGTCTCGAAAGTGCCCAGAATCAGCTTATTCAGTCTGAAAAAATGGCCGCTCTGGGCGACCTTGTGGCCGGAGTTGCTCATGAAATTAACACTCCGGTTGGCATTAGCGTGACCAGTATCAGCTTTATGGAAGAGAAGCTGAAGGAGATATCAAAGAAACTTGATTCAGGGCAGTTGCGTAAGTCTGATTTTGATAAGTTTATATCTGTCGCCAGCGAAGCTACGCAGTCCAGCATGCTTAATCTGCATAGGGCCGCAGAATTGATCGGTACTTTCAAGCAGGTGGCAGCGGATCAGGCTTCCGGTCAGAAAAGGATGATTAATTTCCGTGAATATATTGATGAAATTCTGCTTAGCCTGCGTTCCAAGTACAAGCGGACTCAACATAAGATCAATATACATTGTGCCGATGATTTGATTCTGAACACTTATCCCGGCGCTTTTATGCAGATTTTTTCCAACCTTATCATAAACACTCTGATTCATGGATTTGAGGGGGTTGAGGCTGGAAATATAGATATCGGAGTAGAGGTTTCCGATGACGGTATTGTTATCCGTTACACTGACGATGGACGGGGAATGAGTCAGGCCAATGTTAATAAGATTTTTGAACCATTTTTCACCACAAAGCGTGGAGCTGGTGGAACAGGATTGGGTATGAGCATCGTTTATAATCTGGTCAACACTAGGCTTGGCGGAACTATCAACTGTTCCAGTGTTGAAGGTCAGGGTACTGCTTTTACTATTGTCCTGCCCAAGGATACTATTGTTGAAGACTGA
- the sppA gene encoding signal peptide peptidase SppA: protein MKNPKKGFSVRHPFLFGFSLLLMAVALLWGAAAFFHGKVDLFSAGKIGVVNVQGTITNSLPTVKFLRDLRRDDSVKGVLLRVNSPGGTIAPSQELYHAVKRLAEVKPIVASFGTVAASGGYYAAAPATKIMASSGSITGSIGVKAEYANFHQLMEKIGVKPVIITSGKMKAAGSPFTELTPEQREYLTALIMDMHNQFVDDVASARKLDREQVEKIADGRAITGREAKELGLVDRIGGFEDSVTVLKALCNIEGDVKVIEGPEEEKPLLKEILGYLGIVPEGSATGDGLIFSY from the coding sequence ATGAAGAATCCTAAGAAAGGTTTCTCTGTCAGACATCCGTTTCTATTCGGTTTCAGTCTGCTATTAATGGCTGTGGCTCTCCTATGGGGAGCCGCAGCCTTTTTTCATGGAAAAGTGGACTTGTTCAGTGCCGGGAAGATCGGGGTGGTCAATGTACAGGGAACCATAACCAATTCATTGCCTACGGTAAAATTTCTGCGTGATCTGCGCCGGGATGATTCTGTGAAGGGTGTTCTGCTGCGGGTTAATTCACCGGGCGGTACTATTGCTCCTTCTCAGGAACTCTACCATGCCGTTAAACGGCTTGCCGAGGTTAAACCCATTGTTGCCTCATTCGGCACAGTTGCGGCTTCCGGCGGGTACTACGCTGCGGCTCCGGCGACCAAGATTATGGCCAGTTCCGGTTCCATAACCGGTTCCATCGGAGTTAAGGCCGAATACGCCAATTTCCACCAGCTTATGGAGAAGATCGGAGTCAAACCGGTCATTATCACAAGCGGTAAGATGAAGGCTGCCGGTTCCCCTTTTACAGAGCTGACCCCGGAACAGCGAGAATACCTGACCGCGTTGATTATGGATATGCATAATCAGTTTGTGGATGATGTCGCTTCTGCGCGCAAGCTGGACCGTGAACAGGTTGAAAAGATTGCTGACGGACGAGCCATCACCGGACGTGAAGCCAAAGAGCTCGGGTTAGTTGATCGCATCGGCGGTTTTGAAGATTCTGTGACAGTTCTCAAGGCTCTTTGCAACATTGAAGGTGATGTAAAGGTCATAGAAGGTCCGGAAGAGGAAAAGCCGTTGCTTAAGGAAATTCTGGGGTATTTGGGAATTGTCCCTGAAGGTTCCGCTACCGGAGACGGGCTGATCTTTTCATATTAA